A genomic region of Pseudomonas migulae contains the following coding sequences:
- a CDS encoding NUDIX hydrolase, translating into MTTPRIRPLALCVFHHDGKILVNEARDPITEQPFFRPIGGGIEFGETSAQAVVREVQEELGLPITDVCLLGTLESLFMYNGTPGHEIVQVYDARFVDASVYALPYLNGQESDGAAFVAKWLPWAGFTEDAPLVPDGLHELLKKVAISG; encoded by the coding sequence ATGACCACGCCACGCATCCGCCCCCTTGCACTCTGTGTCTTCCACCACGATGGCAAGATACTGGTCAACGAAGCTCGCGACCCCATCACTGAACAGCCATTCTTTCGTCCGATCGGTGGCGGTATCGAATTCGGCGAAACCAGTGCACAAGCCGTCGTGCGAGAGGTGCAGGAAGAGCTCGGTTTGCCCATCACCGATGTTTGCTTGCTTGGCACTCTTGAAAGCCTCTTTATGTATAACGGCACACCAGGGCACGAAATCGTGCAGGTCTACGATGCGAGGTTTGTGGATGCCAGCGTCTATGCGTTGCCGTATTTGAACGGTCAAGAAAGCGATGGCGCAGCTTTCGTCGCGAAGTGGCTTCCGTGGGCAGGTTTTACTGAGGACGCGCCGCTGGTTCCTGATGGGCTTCACGAATTGCTAAAGAAAGTCGCAATATCGGGTTGA